One part of the Panulirus ornatus isolate Po-2019 chromosome 73, ASM3632096v1, whole genome shotgun sequence genome encodes these proteins:
- the LOC139748321 gene encoding peptidylglycine alpha-hydroxylating monooxygenase-like, which yields METAHHMLIYGCETPGSDEEVWNCGEMALAQPGITTAPVCGSGSQVIYAWAKDAPKLVLPEGVAFRVGGNTPIQYIVLQVHYSSVEKFKDGSTDESGVFLYYTETPQPKSAGVLLLGTGGRINPHSVEYMESACTFDEDKTIHPFAFRTHTHALGRVVSGYKVTRQGYVDNWQLIGKKDPQLPQMFYPVENDLVFHKGDTVAARCTMESKRDRTTRIGSTNEDEMCNFYMMYWTEGPVMKKKTCFSLGPPFYYWTRVGLNNVPDRDASSLPVGTSAKDQGINSHQM from the coding sequence ATGGAAACTGCTCACCACATGCTGATTTATGGGTGCGAGACGCCTGGCAGTGACGAGGAGGTGTGGAACTGTGGCGAAATGGCCCTGGCCCAGCCAGGGATCACCACCGCTCCTGTCTGCGGCTCCGGCTCACAGGTGATCTATGCCTGGGCCAAGGATGCTCCAAAATTGGTGCTGCCTGAGGGAGTAGCCTTCAGAGTAGGAGGCAACACTCCCATCCAGTACATCGTGTTACAGGTCCATTATTCTTCAGTTGAGAAATTCAAAGATGGGTCCACAGATGAATCTGGAGTGTTCCTGTATTACACCGAGACACCGCAGCCTAAGTCAGCAGGGGTCTTACTGCTGGGTACTGGCGGTCGTATCAATCCTCACAGTGTGGAGTACATGGAGTCTGCCTGCACCTTCGATGAGGACAAGACCATCCACCCCTTCGCCttccgcacgcacacacatgcccTTGGTCGTGTTGTGTCAGGATACAAGGTAACGCGTCAAGGCTATGTGGACAACTGGCAATTGATTGGTAAGAAAGACCCACAGTTGCCCCAGATGTTCTACCCTGTTGAGAATGATCTCGTTTTTCACAAAGGCGATACTGTGGCTGCGCGTTGCACTATGGAGAGCAAGCGAGACCGTACCACCAGGATTGGCTCCACGAATGAGGATGAGATGTGTAACTTCTATATGATGTATTGGACTGAAGGCCCAGTCATGAAGAAAAAGACCTGCTTCTCCCTTGGACCACCCTTTTATTACTGGACCCGTGTTGGCCTCAACAACGTACCTGACAGGGACGCTTCATCTCTGCCTGTTGGTACTTCGGCTAAGGATCAGGGCATCAATTCACACCAAATGTAG